A stretch of the Archangium violaceum genome encodes the following:
- a CDS encoding vWA domain-containing protein, translating into MTLKPFSRPMFGAALALVTLASPLALAETPPMSAKPQAQPQGAPVAQVPQKQAPRSQQQQARPRIDVVFVLDTTGSMGGLIEGAKQKIFSIASRIAQGKPTPRVRVGLVAYRDVGDEYVTRRYELTEDLDGLFTNLRQLRADGGGDTPEHVGRGLGEAVSKLSWDESRETMKLIFLVGDAPPAQRRDDWNFNHWVKRAAEKHIVVNTVRCGGDPETETHWKLAAKMTDGRYESLEQSGGMVAVATPYDAELAKVNAELARKTLYAGKKEAQVANRARAEQMAELAPEAAAERIQFLKTTRGAGSAPAKAASVSSAPVAVGGAVDLASQPEALASVKDDELPAELRGLDAKARETKVKQLADERKALEEKAAKLAAERDSWRAKNVAEKEDSFDANVMKGVKEKAAKYGLTY; encoded by the coding sequence ATGACCCTGAAGCCCTTCTCGCGCCCCATGTTCGGGGCCGCGCTCGCCCTCGTCACGCTCGCGTCCCCCCTGGCCCTCGCCGAGACCCCTCCCATGTCCGCGAAACCCCAGGCCCAGCCCCAGGGGGCGCCGGTTGCCCAGGTTCCACAGAAGCAGGCGCCGCGGTCCCAGCAGCAGCAGGCCCGGCCGAGGATCGACGTGGTCTTCGTCCTGGACACGACGGGCTCGATGGGAGGGCTCATCGAGGGGGCGAAGCAGAAGATCTTCTCCATCGCGTCGAGGATTGCGCAGGGCAAGCCCACGCCGCGGGTGAGGGTGGGGTTGGTGGCGTACCGGGACGTGGGGGACGAGTACGTGACGCGGCGGTACGAGCTCACGGAGGACCTGGACGGCCTCTTCACGAACCTGCGCCAGCTGCGGGCGGACGGAGGTGGAGACACGCCGGAGCACGTGGGGCGGGGATTGGGCGAGGCGGTGTCGAAACTGTCGTGGGACGAGAGCCGGGAGACGATGAAGCTCATCTTCCTGGTGGGGGACGCGCCGCCGGCGCAGCGCAGGGACGACTGGAACTTCAACCACTGGGTGAAGCGGGCGGCGGAGAAGCACATCGTGGTGAACACGGTGCGCTGCGGCGGGGATCCGGAGACGGAGACGCACTGGAAGCTCGCGGCGAAGATGACGGACGGGCGGTACGAGTCGCTGGAGCAGTCGGGCGGGATGGTGGCGGTGGCGACGCCGTATGACGCGGAGCTGGCGAAGGTGAACGCGGAGCTGGCGCGCAAGACGCTGTACGCGGGGAAGAAGGAGGCGCAGGTGGCGAACCGGGCGAGGGCGGAGCAGATGGCGGAGCTGGCACCGGAGGCGGCGGCCGAGCGCATCCAGTTCCTGAAGACGACGCGAGGGGCGGGGAGCGCGCCAGCCAAGGCGGCGTCGGTGAGCAGCGCGCCGGTGGCGGTGGGCGGGGCGGTGGACCTGGCGTCACAGCCGGAGGCGTTGGCGAGCGTGAAGGACGACGAGCTGCCGGCGGAACTGAGGGGGCTGGACGCGAAGGCGCGGGAGACGAAGGTGAAGCAGCTGGCGGACGAGCGGAAGGCGCTGGAGGAGAAGGCGGCGAAGCTGGCGGCGGAGCGTGACAGCTGGCGCGCGAAGAACGTGGCGGAGAAGGAGGACTCTTTCGACGCGAACGTGATGAAGGGCGTGAAGGAGAAGGCGGCGAAGTACGGCTTGACCTATTGA